TTTAATCCATATATAATTGTTTGACAGGACAggaatctgattaaaatatgatgtccTGAAAACATTTCCATTTCTTTATAAACCTCTATTTCCTTCGTTTCAAatgaaatcatgttttttttccctCAAATGATCTTCTTTCCATAAAGAAACCGATCTGTATTCACCATTTCAGATATTAATCTGGGGACTAGGGTACTGGGATGTGAATACTTTTAtcttgaaaatttaaaaatccaaaattattcatttaaaatCATGGTACTAAATAAATGCATGTGATCAAAAGGTATGTGTCAACCAGACCTATTTAGAGCAAAAATTATGATTATAAACATATTATACTTATTTCCAAAGATTAATATGCTGGtgacataaacaaacaattgaTATTTGGTATAATAAAACTATCAAGGGACttattattcattttgaaatgttgttagCTTTTGTGGTTCATGTCACTATaactatgtacagttactagtATGTAATATTAGTACAAACAGATGTTAGTTAAAATAGTGCAATAAATTCCAGCAATCACCCATCTATATATGAGTATGACATGTAGTTAATTGACTAACATTGTATGGATTGAAATTAGCACAGGAAAAACTTCACTACAGTTACATGATTTTAACCTCACTCCCTCAATctcttagtctagttcctatacagtatcattaccattggTTTAATTAGAAACCACATTGACATCCAGAAAATCTCTGTGATAGATGGACTGCGTGTTCAACATTCTATGATGCCTGGAATTTCTGACATGCATCATCTAACAAGTGGGACATCCCCAATCATAAATCAAGTCATCCACCCAAGTTGTaactttggttatttgataacCTTGCCCTACATTAGCAGTTGACATTTGACCTTATGTATGGCAATGAAGATATACCAAAAATGTTGGTCATGACATCGTTCCTGGAGTAGTTTGAGTAACAATACCCCAGTATCATCTTTTTTATTGATACAAGTCTCAAACAGCCAGTCTGAGTATAAAGGTATtctattttaataaaatatcagATTTGAGACATAATCCTACAAATACTTTAGACAACAAGTTCTATCTAGTAGATCATACAATCCTCAAAATACTTCATCTATAAATAAGTTCTGTCTATTTAATATTATAACATGATACATTGGCAGCATATGACACAGTTATCTTCACCATTTATCTTGCTATCTCATTATTCTACCAATATCTTCATTGGTTtaattgtcatttatttgttcaCACCTTTTAATGAGCTGGTCAATTATCAGGTACACAGTCTGAAGGTGTGCCTAAAACCcccttgacctctgacctgcaAATTGATTCATGACTTTGTTCACTTCACATGCTGATCCTGACATTGTTGTCAGCATACATTAACAATGGTTGTCTATGTTATTATACCCAGTGAACCAAATATGGAGTTACTGTAAATGAAATACCATGCCTTCATCACTGAAATAATAACACTACATTTGaacttacaaatatacatgttcCCTTTCTCAAACAAAGGTGCATTTGATTGGCAATTGATAAAGTCCCCACTTTACCGTACCCCGGATTTACTTGTAGTAAAAACCTTCTTTGTCTCTGAATCTTTGTTCTATGAATTGaaatcactcacaattaaaCAGGTCAGCATATCTTTCCATCATTTAATCACTGATGACAATgttatttgaaatacaataaagACAATACAAGCAAACCAAATTATCACATCGTTTCACCTCATGTCATGTATCTTGtcatcttggaactggaaaataTTTGACTATAGATTGTACAGTGGGTACAAATACCAATGATTATGTTATTTGAATAGGAGATATAACATTCAACGACTAAGATGGAATCATGACATGAAAAACTATAGAatttattatacaaatgtataaaacaCAAGGGTAACAAAAACCATACCAAACCTTTGAAAATTCTGTAAAAAAGCATGCAGGGAACAATGTTTAGGAACCCTAATAATAGATAGGGAAATACCATTACGCATAACCCACAATTTTGGTTGGGACTCCCCATAAAAATGACTAGTAtgctcaggtagattttatctttTGCCACCCGTACCCACTGAGGGGAAAATTAGGTAGTTTTTAACTATTGTCAGTCAAACCAACAATGGGGATTGTTATATAATCTGTACTGAGTGATGGATGACAAATCATAGTTACAATCAGATAAAGTTTCACGGAAGTACCCAACATAATTTAAGGAAActtgtcattacatgtattatataattaAGGAGACCTTTGGACAATACAGTATGGTAGTGGGAGCCTGAGTATACCTGAACTGAGGTGTCTAATCTAAAGTGTTATACAGAAATCTGTTTAGTAAAAGTTTCCACCTTAGGACTATCCATTCCAAACTACAATGATGTTGTTAAATAGCATCTTTACTTGTcagatatactagtatacctATCAATAGTGAGAGACCAGTTCTATTATGATACTTTTATTTCTTCCTTtgatatattattgtttgttttttgtatggttgaaataaataaactgtgCAATTATAAACCATAAGTTCTATCTCTTTGTAACACCAAATGTCAGTGGGTTCACCATCACATATTTTCTACTAGTAGTAACTACGATGTCAGACATCTTTGTTGTTTGGGTAAAGCTCTCATGATGTGTTAATCAATAAAATCAATATCAAATAGGTCTCTAAAGGCCATTACACAATTACTTACATAAATGATCTCAAATACTAGGAACTTTAAACTACAAAATATATCTATAAACACTAAATCTTCCCTTCATAGTCATTCAGATTTAAAGGGCTAAATTCTCAAGTTTCAGATcgtaatatttgaaattttgaagaaaGATCATCAAGTTTTTCAAGTTTGATATATGAATTTAATGCTCTAACAATGGCCACCTTGTTCTGCCACTTAAACTACCACTGTACCAGGGTAACTGTTGAGTGTCTTTACAAGTGTTTTTTCTATGAGGAatagaatataaatatatagagaAGATTGTCATGtactttaatttgtagatttatACGGATACACAATTGAAACTATTAAGAGATTTATAGTGCTGTAATTTGTTGGAATGACTTCACTTGCGGTATCCAGTCACAGTACAAGTTTGTCaccaaaagaaaaaaacatgacaacaacaaaaaacagaGACTTAATTTTTATGGCCAGGAGTACTACTACTAAGTGTTGTCAAGGAAATAAATGTGACACTTTTTATTTAcagaaatgtatttatttggaACAAAATCCAGAGCTAAGATATATGATCCCTGAAAAACATGTTCTTGCAAGAACATACTTTATGCTATGTGATCAGAAAACTTTGTGAATTATTTGCCTCCTTTAGGACTCCAATATTTGACTAACTTCCTTCATAGACTTCCAATATGACTTTCAAGTTCCATGAAGGGacaatacaatgaaattagGTTTACACATTCATACAGCTCTTCAAAGGTATTGGGAGGAAACAAGCATAGTATGTGGACTATGCTTCCATGAATCAAGGAACCACTGTAATTATAACAGCAGTTCATTCTCACACAGTCGTTGAAATCATGAATACAATTTTACACAAATCTTGTCAACATGACAGATAGATAGTAACGGAGAcgtgtgtagctgtacatgctACAAAGAAATATTTAGATTCCAATACACTACTTATTTTACACAATACTACAATAGCTTCATAACTGTtccattcagtgtttacaccaGTGACCAGGTTGGAAGGTCTTGGGTTACCTATACAGTCCCTAGGTTAATAAAACCAATACAGTGGCATTTGTTTACCTGTCAGGAAGTACGGGTTCGATGTCTTCTAGACTTACCAACCAAATGTTTACGTCCACGATGACACAAAAAAATGCGTAAACAATTGATTTTGTTAAACATGTCTAAAAACTTATTGATTTGCCTATTAATTGTAGGGGCTGTCTTTATGAATAACTTACACTCTGTAAAGTCCCGCGGTTTCACAGTTCCTTATCTGTGTTTCACGCCAAATTTCGCCTAATTACAAACACTTCTTTCAAAACTGATTATTATCGAggagaaaaacaaacaaacaagaatttGTACAATTTCACGTGTCACTTTGTTCATCGGTAGAGCTATACGGGTGATCACACATTGTAGTGGCTGTAGAGTCAAGAGTCGAAGAAAACTTTTCTTCGATGAAATGTGAGCGAACGACAACTCAAGGTATAGTTATCAGAATTCCGCATTTGAAAGAGAACTCTATTTAAATTTACCATACACTGAATGTGCTACCCCATTATGAAGTAATaatgaggtacatgtatacagtaacGGTATACTGCAATATTACATATTtgcaacaaccaccaccaccaccaccacctgtTCCGATGTTCGTAATGTTACCTTATAATCAGGGCCCTAGCCTAGACAGTGTCGTTGACCACGACCAAGTTGTGGTTATTTTCTGTCTCTTGGGGAAAACCGTGAGTTATTTGACTCGTATACAATGCACGCTTACCTTTGTCTTGTTTATTAGATGACGAGCTCACAGGAGATTGATCTGaatacaataatgtaaatatgCGGGTTGACACCAGCTCTCTTCGTGCGTGTACTCAGTAAGCTTTGGAAATTTATACCaatgtaatatgcaaatcacacGGAAACATGGCTGACACCATTTATCACGTGACTTACAGGTATATACCATTTTGGATTAGGTAAATCAACAGGTGGGTGACAGGAAGTGTGCGTCTGGTACCCGTGTCTGGTATCATCAAATCACTTGGCGGCCAACTTGAAGTTCGAGGATATCCGGGTTTGGAGAACGGATGTAGCACACATTTGTAGATTTGGAATTCTTTGTATAACAATTGACCAAAGAAAATGACATAAATTTCCAGTTTATTTTACCAATGATTGAACATAGTGCTGCTGCAGTTATAATATGATAGTGGTATATTGGACCATTCACAATATCACACATGATCACAGCGATCCAGCGACAATACCACCCAGCATTGTTCTTTTctaattaatgtattttaatgaTAGTGTTTTGTTAATTGGCAGGTGGttttgttaccatggctacACATGTATACCAAATCAAAACCCAATGGAATTCAACTCCTATAGATCATAATCccattgaaataaaattgtcaGGTAACCATGACAACGGTATGACTGTCACGATGGAAGTAGCAGCACCATTTTTCAATGATCCGCCAGCACCTAAAGGAGAACCTGGAAAACCATTCCCACAGCTTTGGGATTATGAAGGTAATGGGTGGGTGataacgatgatgatgatgatgatgatgatggtgatgatgacggaagaatatttatacatttgaaaTTAGCAAGGTTTTCACAATCAAGACTCAAAAAGACTACAGAACTTGAGTTTTGCCACAGTACACCCCTCTATCATATGATAGGTGGTGTTATAGCCAGACTGCTGTACAGgcagctagctagctagctagatggatggatggatagaaagacagatgaacgGATGGTGGGTGGattgacagagacagacatttAGAAAGATTATCTAAGATATAGAGGCAGGTAGACAGACCATGTTTTGATGCAACTCATATGAAAGTAGTTAACATTATGTTCAGTATTCAGTTTCATGCAACAAGGAATGGTTCTAAAGATTCTGTATAAGTTGGAAAATAAATAGGAGACTCTGGCtgttgtttggtggtctgagttCTGGTGAATAACATTATTAAGCCAGGTAGCTGTCTGGACAAGAAAATAAAGGAAGTTTGATCACAAAATATCACCTACCTTGAATGATTTATTACAGTTGTAGAAGCATTCTTCCTGGGTGAAAACAACAAATACTTAGAAGTTGAACTTTGCCCGTGAGTAAAACTTTACATTGTTATAAATTTTATGAATTGATACTATTTGCTGTACAAAAACTCTAATACTGTACTCCTCTTGCTGTGTATATATTTggttttctttctctcttttctCCAGACATGGTCAACATCTTGTACTTGCATTGAATGGATTCAGAAATATGTTTAAGGTGAGGAGTCTTTTGTAATCAATATTTCctgaatgtttatttcattgcatatgttgtttcaataattataacatttattttgtcattatattcaaatatattgagGCACTTGTTAGCATTTTTTTTCTTATCATTCATAGATTTGCCTAGCCAACAACCTACAACTTCAAAAGGGCTTGCCATGTACTAGTAGTACTCTACTCTACTGGGGGTGTTTCCATCAACTTATCCTTATGTACACATATCATTTTCGCCATCATTACCAGTGTAAGGGGTTATTTCACCataattcaaaatgaaatcaacactCACTTAGTTTCCTTGACATGTGAAAACTGGATGTGATGAGAGGTGAAAGTTCATTAATCTGCAAATACAAATGCATCAAATAAATCAGTTCAAGTCATATTTCATTACTCTTAATTAGATTGTAAAATTCCATATTGTCACTCCACTCTCAAAGCCATGTCACTCCACTCTCAAACTCTGGCCATGTCATTCCACCCCAAAGCCCTGGCCATGTCACTCCATTCTCAAAGCCCTGGCCATGTCACTCCATTCTCAAAGCTCTGGCCATGTCACTCCATTCTCTAAGCCCTGGCCATGTCACTCCATTCTCAAAGTTCTGGCCATATCACTCCACTCTCAAAGCCCTGGCCATATCACTCCACTCTCAAAGCCCTGGCCATGTCACTCCATTCTCAAAGCCCTGGCCATGTTTCTCCACCCTCAAAGCCTTGGAGATTCTAAACAGAATGTAACCACATGACCAGTATGTAAGTCAACCCCCATGCCCGTTTTGTcctacaatttttttaattctaaagTCTAGGAATTCAATCCCAGCTTCTTagcttatcagtggagccatacgTATTAAATAGGATGACAAACTTTTTCTCAACTTATGCCAGATAACTTTTTTATTCACCCATgctttaatcctaatctgaactgggTTTGTCTTAGTCTGGATGATGCCAACATgaagagatcttgagattggaTGAAAGATAGCACTAAACTAGGATTGTCCAAGCCATTGGCTTTTAGTAGTTCATAGAACATAAATCAGTCTACTGCAGTCTGTATGTACCATTGGctgatgtgacctttgaccccacaagtatactaatttgcataaagcaAGATCTTCAGATTGCATGtcttgaaaaaatcaatatttgataaaatatgagGAATAAAATTAGTTTCCTTATTTATGTCATCTTGTTTGATCATCAAATCTTTGGGTACTTGTGTCCACAGCTAGGTATATGAGAATAAAAACTAGACCGACTTTATCAGGAAACATAAAGGTAAAGGTATTCCATATcactacatatatcatattcttAGAGGGTgcaaatttttgttgttgttgttgttgttgttgttttgtttgttttttgcacCTGTAGGATGAAATTGGTACTAGATTACCAAGCTACACTAAAGGGTAGTACATGGACTGGTGTGGCTAAACTTCCCATGGAGTATTTCCctccaaatattttttttaaattttttttatttttttttgcaccTGTAGGATGAATTGGTACTAGATTACCAAGCTACACTAAGGGGTAATACATGGACTGGTGTGGCTAAACTTCCCATGGAGTATTTCCCTCCTAATACCACCAAGTTTAATGCCTATGCTATACATGGGTCTGGCAATAGCAGAGTGTATGAATCATTATATCCAGTAGAAGCTGATGCATATACTGAGCCTGATTTGTGagtatagatacatacatgtaactctgTTATTCCTATGTCTAGGGAAGTTAGCACTATTTAGTAAAATAACAACTTATATATTCCCACCCCCTcttcattttatgcaaatattctatATCTTAATACTGCCTCTCATGCATTAAATTCAGAGGATCACAACAGATAATCAAACATCAGAtttgacaacaaatattttttttttaattgtaaccTGTCATGTTTTCCTATGTATTCATCATTGCAACTCGGCGATGTGTCATGTTTTTATACATATTCATCATTGTAACTAGGTGTTGATTGCACTTTCAAAAATTTCATTTCTGGATTATCAATTTATGAGATAGAACATGTGCCTAAGTCTCCCGGTTGTTTACTGTCAGGTTTGTAAAGTAAAAACTAAGATATGTTTAGGAGTAAAGCTGAAACTTTAAAATAGCGTCAAATCAAAGATGATCATTGTTCCAaacattgaaaatcaaacaaaaaggGGAAAAGATTGTGTAAAAAGTACTCCACCTTTCAACTTGCAACTttagcctcccccccccccccccatttactaAGTGCAAGATGCTTCACCAGTTGAAGAAAAATTGGCTAAGATTATTTTTTGCCTTCTTTTCACCATTGGACAGCAAACACTTGAAAGATAGAACTGTGTATTATATAACCATTAAAAAACCACACTGTATTGACTATTAAATATTACCTGGATGCCTGTAAGCATTTCCACACATGGTGTGATAGAATGACCTTGTACATTCTCATTACAATAGGTGCTGTAATTAGGTGTCCCTGAATACTAGACATGTTACACCCCCCCCTTAGGCAATTATCTTGTTATCCCAATGGATAGCTTCACCTATGTGTCATTTGATTCACAATAAGACTAAACTGTGAACATTACCACCCATGCCCCAACCTCAAGGCAATTTATCCAATGGACTGGGATGATTGAAGGGTCTGTGAAAGAAATCAGTGTTAttaaggggagggggagggggaagagGACAATACATTGAAAAGAaagataatttgcatactactcAGTGAAACTACAACACATATGTTCAGCCATGTGAGTTGTACAAGGACTGTACCACATCCATGTTTCTGGAGCTCTACATCCCTGGGGAGGATACCAGTGGCCAACTCTgataggggtgtgtggccaataTTGCctaccccagaccccatttgaGACCCCCAACAGTCTAATCATTTCAAGACTGAATGATTCATGTTTGTTTGCACTCTACATTGTTGTCACATAAACAACCATGCGGAACACAAACAAGTCTTTCAATCAACATCACATCTAGGGATTTATGAACTACAGAATACTGtcaaacatacatttatatctttaatatataatatcagTATTATGCTTCAGGACATAAAGACAAAGAAATTAAATATACCCCGATATATGGTAATAGATCCAATTACAAAACAgacaaagaaagaaaatatagaCTATTAACCATGCTCATTCAGAGGATAT
The genomic region above belongs to Glandiceps talaboti chromosome 8, keGlaTala1.1, whole genome shotgun sequence and contains:
- the LOC144438646 gene encoding UPF0462 protein C4orf33 homolog produces the protein MATHVYQIKTQWNSTPIDHNPIEIKLSGNHDNGMTVTMEVAAPFFNDPPAPKGEPGKPFPQLWDYEVVEAFFLGENNKYLEVELCPHGQHLVLALNGFRNMFKDELVLDYQATLRGNTWTGVAKLPMEYFPPNTTKFNAYAIHGSGNSRVYESLYPVEADAYTEPDFHRLEYFKEVDFKAMINFTKSDLWTV